A single Dehalococcoidia bacterium DNA region contains:
- a CDS encoding Na+/H+ antiporter subunit B, translating into MTSLILQTAARFLLTLMLLFSVFLLLRGHDLPGGGFIGGLVAAAAFALYAFAFDVEAARRALSVSPQLLIAAGLLVALLSGTTAMPEGMAYLTPRWIETVLPAVGAVKVGTPLLFDLGVYLVVIGVVLLITFSLAEE; encoded by the coding sequence ATGACCTCCCTCATCCTCCAGACAGCGGCGCGCTTTCTGTTGACCTTGATGCTGCTGTTTTCGGTCTTTCTCCTCCTGCGTGGCCACGACCTTCCCGGGGGCGGGTTTATCGGCGGGCTGGTGGCTGCCGCCGCGTTCGCGCTCTACGCCTTCGCTTTTGATGTCGAGGCGGCGCGGCGCGCGCTCTCGGTCTCGCCGCAGCTGCTGATTGCGGCCGGCCTGCTCGTTGCCCTGCTGAGCGGCACGACGGCGATGCCGGAAGGGATGGCGTACCTCACGCCGCGCTGGATTGAGACGGTGCTGCCCGCCGTCGGCGCGGTCAAGGTCGGCACGCCGCTCCTCTTTGACCTTGGGGTCTACCTCGTCGTTATTGGCGTTGTGCTGCTGATCACCTTCAGTCTCGCGGAGGAGTAG
- the nhaA gene encoding Na+/H+ antiporter NhaA, with the protein MISVEPSRFARRVGIPVQRFISTEAASGAILMTAVIAALLWANSPWAASYHALWAAPVAVTVGSLAIDKPLLLWVNDGLMAIFFFVVGLEIKRELLHGELSSPRAAALPIAAAIGGMIAPAVIYVAINGFGETARGWAVPMATDIALALGVLALLGRRAPTELRVFLLALAIVDDLGAIAVIALFYTEALSLQALLVAAGLFGLIALGVRAGMRSTFVYLVLAVVFWVAILKSGVHATIAGVLLAMVVPASAKIAPDRLAEAIGAVLDRLEKPAGEPKEAIGTVGRLLPLAEAPLERLERLLHPWVSYLVVPIFALANAGVVISGEALTDAATSTITLGVAAGLLLGKPLGILGASAIMVRLGLAVLPHRVRWVQLAGAGVLAGIGFTVALFIDELAFVLPEQEDLGKVGILAASVVAGIAGYLLLRLTTASPPRRSAVEPIVPAKS; encoded by the coding sequence TTGATCAGCGTCGAGCCGTCACGCTTTGCTCGCCGGGTTGGGATCCCCGTTCAGCGATTTATCTCGACCGAGGCGGCGAGCGGCGCGATCCTAATGACGGCGGTGATCGCCGCGCTGCTCTGGGCGAATTCGCCCTGGGCGGCGAGCTACCACGCGCTCTGGGCAGCGCCGGTCGCTGTCACGGTCGGCAGCCTCGCGATTGACAAGCCGCTCCTGCTCTGGGTGAACGATGGGCTGATGGCGATCTTCTTCTTTGTCGTCGGCCTCGAGATCAAGCGCGAGCTGCTGCACGGCGAGCTGTCGTCACCGCGGGCGGCGGCGCTGCCGATTGCGGCGGCCATTGGCGGCATGATCGCGCCGGCGGTTATTTATGTCGCGATTAACGGGTTCGGCGAGACCGCGCGCGGCTGGGCGGTTCCGATGGCGACCGACATCGCGCTTGCGCTCGGCGTGCTGGCGCTGCTCGGCCGGCGGGCGCCAACCGAACTGCGGGTCTTCCTGCTCGCGCTGGCGATCGTCGACGACCTCGGCGCGATCGCTGTCATCGCCCTCTTCTACACCGAAGCGCTGTCGCTGCAGGCGCTGCTGGTCGCGGCGGGGCTGTTCGGGCTGATCGCGCTGGGGGTGCGCGCTGGGATGCGGTCGACGTTCGTCTATCTGGTCTTGGCGGTGGTGTTCTGGGTCGCGATTCTGAAGTCGGGCGTCCATGCCACCATCGCCGGGGTGCTGCTGGCGATGGTGGTCCCGGCTTCGGCGAAGATTGCGCCCGACCGCCTCGCAGAGGCGATCGGCGCCGTGCTCGATCGGCTGGAGAAACCGGCCGGCGAGCCGAAGGAGGCGATCGGCACGGTGGGTCGGCTGCTCCCGCTCGCCGAAGCGCCGCTTGAGCGCCTCGAACGGCTGCTCCATCCGTGGGTCAGCTATCTCGTCGTGCCGATCTTCGCGCTGGCGAATGCCGGCGTGGTTATCTCCGGCGAGGCGCTGACCGACGCTGCAACGAGCACCATCACCCTCGGCGTGGCGGCGGGGCTGCTGCTCGGCAAACCGCTCGGCATTCTCGGTGCAAGCGCGATCATGGTCCGGCTTGGGCTAGCGGTGCTGCCCCATCGGGTTCGGTGGGTGCAGCTCGCCGGGGCTGGGGTGCTGGCCGGGATCGGGTTCACCGTCGCGCTCTTCATCGACGAACTCGCCTTCGTTCTGCCGGAGCAAGAAGACCTTGGGAAAGTCGGCATCCTCGCCGCCTCAGTCGTGGCGGGCATTGCCGGCTATCTCCTGCTGCGCCTGACAACCGCGTCTCCTCCCCGCAGGAGCGCGGTGGAGCCAATCGTGCCGGCCAAATCGTAG
- a CDS encoding sigma-70 family RNA polymerase sigma factor — protein MSSEPDGVLIQRAKEQVSAFGALYERHVDRVFGYVLARVGDPAEAEDVTARVFLQALTHLPGYTDRGAPFSAWLFRIAHNLVANWHRERERRQRALGEMLRQELDRTSERLEALTRHDALVQLRNALQSLPLDRQRLLTLKFVDDLSNAEIGRLMGRSEGAIKALLHRTVATLRRALRTMDDALA, from the coding sequence ATGTCCAGCGAGCCCGATGGCGTTCTCATTCAGCGCGCGAAGGAGCAGGTTTCTGCCTTCGGCGCGCTCTACGAGCGGCATGTTGACCGGGTCTTTGGGTACGTCCTTGCGCGTGTCGGCGACCCCGCCGAGGCCGAGGATGTGACGGCGCGCGTCTTCCTCCAAGCGCTTACCCATCTTCCTGGCTACACAGACCGCGGCGCGCCGTTTTCCGCCTGGCTGTTCCGCATTGCGCACAATTTAGTGGCAAACTGGCATCGCGAGCGCGAGCGCCGCCAGCGCGCTCTCGGGGAAATGCTGCGCCAAGAGCTTGACCGCACGAGTGAGCGCTTGGAGGCGCTGACCCGGCATGACGCCCTCGTCCAACTGCGCAACGCCCTCCAGAGCTTGCCGCTGGACCGCCAACGGCTGCTCACGCTCAAGTTTGTCGACGACCTCTCGAACGCGGAGATCGGCCGGCTAATGGGGCGGAGCGAAGGCGCAATAAAGGCGCTCCTGCACCGCACAGTCGCCACCCTGCGCCGGGCGCTGAGAACAATGGACGACGCCCTTGCGTGA
- a CDS encoding monovalent cation/H+ antiporter complex subunit F — protein MMVEGPFWFPAVLSLVVATLGVGLVLSFLRVLIGPRPADRVVGLDLIASIVVAAIAVFAVASGDRVYLDVAIVLALIAFLGTIAFASYLVKARLR, from the coding sequence ATGATGGTGGAAGGCCCGTTTTGGTTTCCAGCGGTTCTCTCCCTCGTTGTCGCGACGCTCGGGGTTGGGCTGGTGCTCAGCTTCCTGCGGGTGCTGATCGGTCCCCGGCCGGCTGACCGAGTGGTCGGCCTCGACCTAATCGCGTCGATCGTCGTCGCCGCGATCGCCGTCTTCGCGGTCGCGAGCGGCGACCGCGTCTATCTGGACGTGGCGATCGTGCTGGCGCTGATTGCTTTTCTCGGCACGATCGCCTTTGCCAGCTATCTCGTCAAGGCGCGGCTGCGATGA
- a CDS encoding Na+/H+ antiporter subunit D, whose translation MNQLVVLPLLVSLLTAVLCLLSSRSRVAQRRIAMAGGAVLLAVSLGLLLAVWTEGILVVAIGSWPAPFGIVLVADLLSAIMVAITGITGATVLVYSLLTIDRRRQTFGYYPVYFVLLGGICGAFLTGDLFNLFVWFEVMLIASYVLLALGGERAQLEGSIKYVTLNLIASFLFLTAVGVLYGTVGTLNMADLAIQLNTIAPPALVTSLAMLFLVAFGIKAAIFPLFFWLPASYHTPPVAVSAIFAGMLTKVGVYALIRVFTLLFTADTAVTHTLILVIAALTMITGVLGAVAQYELRRVLSFHIISQIGYMIMGLGLFTPLGLAGSIFYIIHHIIVKTNLFLIGGIAARVVGAEDLRRMGSLVTWFPLLAGLFLIPALSLGGVPPFSGFFAKLALVQAGLAAGQYVVVGISLATGLLTLYSMIKIWNEAFWKPAPPGADGEPPREPTKRIIALRPLLGPVVTLAALTVLIGVLAGPVFALAEEAADQLLARERYIEAVLGR comes from the coding sequence ATGAACCAGCTTGTCGTGCTGCCCCTGCTCGTCTCGCTGCTGACGGCGGTGCTCTGTCTCCTCTCCTCGCGGTCGCGGGTGGCGCAGCGTCGGATTGCGATGGCGGGCGGCGCAGTGCTGCTGGCGGTCTCCCTTGGGCTGCTGCTGGCTGTCTGGACGGAGGGGATCCTCGTGGTTGCGATCGGCAGCTGGCCGGCCCCCTTCGGCATCGTGCTGGTTGCCGACCTGTTGAGCGCGATTATGGTGGCGATCACCGGTATCACCGGCGCGACGGTCCTTGTCTATTCGCTCCTGACCATCGACCGGCGGCGCCAGACCTTCGGCTACTACCCGGTCTACTTCGTCCTTCTCGGCGGGATCTGCGGCGCCTTTCTGACCGGCGACTTGTTCAACCTGTTCGTCTGGTTCGAGGTGATGCTGATCGCCTCCTACGTTCTGCTGGCGCTGGGCGGGGAGCGCGCTCAATTGGAAGGTTCGATCAAATATGTCACGCTCAACTTGATCGCATCATTCCTCTTCTTGACGGCGGTCGGCGTGCTCTATGGGACGGTCGGCACGCTGAACATGGCCGACCTTGCCATTCAATTGAACACTATCGCGCCGCCAGCGCTCGTCACCAGCCTTGCGATGCTCTTCCTGGTGGCGTTCGGCATCAAGGCGGCGATCTTTCCTCTCTTCTTTTGGCTTCCCGCCTCCTACCACACGCCGCCGGTCGCCGTCTCCGCAATTTTCGCCGGCATGCTGACGAAGGTCGGCGTCTACGCGCTCATTCGCGTCTTCACGCTGCTCTTCACCGCCGATACCGCAGTAACGCACACGCTCATCCTCGTTATCGCTGCTCTAACGATGATCACGGGGGTGTTGGGCGCAGTAGCGCAGTATGAGCTGCGGCGCGTCCTGTCGTTCCATATCATCAGCCAGATTGGCTACATGATCATGGGGCTCGGGCTGTTCACGCCGCTCGGTCTGGCAGGGTCGATCTTCTACATCATCCATCACATCATCGTGAAGACAAACCTCTTCCTCATCGGAGGGATCGCGGCGCGCGTGGTGGGGGCAGAGGACCTTCGTCGGATGGGCAGTCTCGTGACGTGGTTTCCTCTCCTTGCCGGGCTGTTTTTGATCCCGGCACTCTCGCTTGGCGGCGTCCCTCCCTTTTCGGGGTTCTTTGCCAAGCTGGCACTGGTCCAAGCTGGGCTGGCAGCCGGCCAGTACGTGGTCGTCGGCATCTCGCTCGCTACCGGCCTGCTGACCCTCTATTCGATGATCAAGATCTGGAACGAAGCGTTCTGGAAGCCGGCGCCGCCGGGCGCCGACGGCGAGCCGCCTCGTGAGCCGACGAAACGGATCATCGCGCTGCGGCCTTTGCTCGGGCCGGTAGTGACGCTCGCTGCGCTTACGGTTCTTATTGGCGTGCTCGCGGGGCCCGTGTTTGCGCTCGCTGAGGAAGCAGCCGACCAGCTCCTTGCCCGCGAGCGCTACATCGAAGCCGTGCTGGGGAGGTGA
- a CDS encoding putative monovalent cation/H+ antiporter subunit A — protein sequence MTEPSTMLAAVLALAILAGGAPWLRRFAGSAALPLLALFPAGLTVWLLNRLEAVADGGRIVEATPWAPNLGLWLSFSLDGLSLLFALLISGIGALIVLYTGGYLAGNPRIGRFTAFLLAFMASMLGVVLADNVILLYVFWELTSLTSFLLIGFEHEKAETRAAAWQALLVTGAGGLSLLAGLVLLGLVAGTFELSALLAAGDRVAASPAAPAIVTLVLLGAFTKSAQFPFHFWLPNAMAAPTPVSAYLHSATMVKAGVYLIARLSPVLGGVPGWSEAVTVVGALTMLVGATLALAQTDLKRLLAYSTVSVLGTLTMLLGLGTPLAAKAAVSFLLAHALYKAALFLAAGTLDHETGTRDVTQLSGLARKLPITATAAILAGASMAGLPPFLGFLGKETLLDAAAAAGNVALTATVLVASTFLVAVAGITALTPFVGQPQPTPKAAHEGAISLWLGPLVLALLGLVIGLAPALVAAPLLAPAASAVRGETVAVDLKLWPGFTLVLALSGAVLAAGALLFWRQAQLRGLLARGAPLARLGPGRWYDEAVSALNAVASWQTRLLQNGYLRRYLVVVMLTAVLLSGTVLLGRGALPQPNFAIPDERLFMVGVLALIVAASGATTIAQSRLAAVASLGVAGFGIALVYVLFGAPDLAMTQILVDILTVVLFILVFYHLPRLPRPARLQSRLRDAVVALSAGALVTVLIWAANAGPHPGTLATFYSENSYDAGRGRNVVNVILVDFRAFDTLGEIVVLGVAAFGVYALLKLRVREGRE from the coding sequence TTGACAGAGCCATCCACCATGCTCGCTGCCGTCCTCGCTCTCGCCATTCTTGCCGGCGGCGCGCCGTGGCTGCGCCGCTTCGCGGGTTCCGCGGCGCTGCCGCTGCTGGCGCTCTTCCCCGCCGGGCTGACGGTCTGGCTGCTGAACCGGCTCGAGGCTGTCGCCGACGGCGGCCGTATCGTTGAAGCGACACCGTGGGCGCCGAACCTCGGCCTCTGGCTGTCGTTTTCCCTCGACGGGCTGAGCCTCCTCTTCGCGCTCCTGATCAGCGGCATCGGCGCGCTCATTGTCCTGTACACCGGCGGCTACTTGGCGGGAAACCCCCGCATTGGCCGCTTCACCGCGTTCTTGCTCGCCTTTATGGCGTCGATGCTCGGGGTCGTGCTCGCCGACAATGTCATCCTGCTCTACGTCTTCTGGGAGCTGACGAGCCTGACGTCGTTTCTGCTGATCGGGTTCGAGCACGAGAAAGCCGAGACGCGCGCCGCTGCCTGGCAGGCCCTGCTGGTGACGGGCGCCGGCGGCCTCAGCTTGCTGGCGGGGCTTGTTCTCCTTGGGCTGGTCGCCGGAACCTTCGAACTTTCGGCGCTGCTCGCTGCCGGCGACCGTGTTGCGGCCAGCCCTGCTGCGCCCGCGATCGTGACGCTCGTCCTGCTGGGGGCGTTCACTAAGTCGGCGCAGTTCCCGTTTCACTTCTGGCTGCCGAATGCGATGGCGGCGCCGACACCGGTCAGCGCCTATCTCCATTCGGCGACGATGGTGAAGGCCGGCGTCTACCTGATCGCGCGCTTGAGCCCCGTGCTGGGCGGCGTGCCCGGCTGGAGCGAGGCGGTCACGGTCGTCGGTGCTCTCACAATGCTCGTCGGCGCGACACTCGCGCTCGCACAGACCGACCTGAAACGCCTCCTCGCCTATTCGACGGTGAGCGTCCTCGGCACGCTGACAATGCTGCTTGGGCTGGGCACCCCGCTCGCGGCAAAAGCGGCTGTCAGCTTTCTCCTTGCTCATGCGCTGTACAAGGCGGCGCTCTTTCTGGCGGCGGGAACGCTCGACCATGAGACGGGCACGCGTGATGTGACCCAGCTCAGCGGCCTCGCGCGGAAGCTGCCGATCACGGCGACGGCGGCGATCCTCGCTGGGGCATCGATGGCGGGGCTGCCGCCGTTCCTCGGTTTTCTCGGCAAGGAGACGCTGCTCGACGCCGCTGCGGCAGCGGGGAATGTCGCGCTGACCGCGACGGTGCTGGTTGCCTCAACATTCCTTGTCGCGGTGGCGGGGATTACGGCGCTGACGCCCTTTGTTGGCCAGCCGCAGCCGACACCGAAGGCGGCGCATGAAGGCGCGATCAGCCTCTGGCTCGGGCCGCTCGTCCTCGCGCTGCTCGGGCTGGTGATCGGCCTCGCGCCGGCGCTGGTGGCTGCGCCGCTGCTCGCGCCGGCGGCGAGCGCGGTGCGGGGCGAGACGGTGGCGGTCGACCTGAAGCTCTGGCCCGGCTTCACGCTCGTCCTCGCCCTGAGCGGCGCTGTCCTTGCGGCGGGGGCGCTCCTCTTCTGGCGGCAGGCGCAGCTCCGCGGGCTGCTCGCTCGCGGCGCGCCGCTGGCGCGCCTCGGCCCCGGCCGCTGGTATGACGAGGCGGTCAGCGCCCTGAACGCCGTCGCCAGCTGGCAGACGCGGCTGCTGCAGAACGGCTATCTGCGGCGCTATCTGGTGGTCGTCATGCTGACGGCGGTCCTGCTGAGCGGGACAGTGCTCCTCGGCCGGGGCGCGCTTCCGCAGCCGAACTTCGCGATCCCCGACGAGCGGCTGTTTATGGTCGGCGTGCTGGCGCTGATCGTGGCAGCGTCCGGGGCGACCACGATCGCGCAGTCGCGCCTTGCGGCGGTGGCGAGCCTTGGCGTCGCCGGCTTCGGGATCGCGCTCGTCTATGTGCTCTTCGGCGCGCCCGACCTCGCCATGACGCAGATCTTGGTCGATATTCTGACCGTCGTCCTGTTCATTCTCGTCTTCTATCACCTGCCGCGGCTGCCGCGCCCGGCGCGGCTGCAGAGCCGGCTGCGCGACGCTGTGGTCGCGCTTTCGGCCGGCGCGCTCGTGACGGTCCTAATCTGGGCGGCGAATGCCGGGCCGCATCCCGGCACGCTCGCTACGTTCTACAGCGAGAACAGCTACGACGCCGGCCGCGGCCGCAATGTGGTCAATGTCATCCTCGTCGACTTCCGAGCGTTCGACACGCTCGGCGAGATCGTCGTTCTCGGCGTGGCGGCGTTTGGGGTTTACGCTCTGCTGAAGCTGCGCGTCCGGGAGGGGCGCGAATGA
- a CDS encoding thioredoxin family protein translates to MTVTPERFAQGMTYEEFKAQMTRNRERLEQNEAGVQIAAEDLEAFKRLPKPLNVLVLAEDWCGDVIDNLPILGRLARESGKLNLRIFLRDQNLDLMDQWLYQGKFRSIPTFVFFDEAFNQVGLFIERPASATARRRQFREELYRKNPEFGPPDRSIAELPEEIRVKLMQEMANAREQWRDLDNRDVIAELRAIVEQAFAQKV, encoded by the coding sequence ATGACCGTCACCCCCGAGCGGTTTGCCCAGGGCATGACCTATGAGGAATTTAAGGCGCAGATGACCCGCAATCGCGAGCGGCTGGAGCAGAACGAGGCCGGCGTCCAGATTGCGGCCGAGGACCTCGAGGCGTTTAAGCGGCTGCCGAAGCCCCTGAACGTGCTCGTCCTCGCAGAAGATTGGTGCGGCGACGTGATCGACAACCTGCCGATCCTCGGGCGGCTCGCCCGCGAAAGCGGCAAGCTGAACCTCCGCATCTTCCTGCGCGATCAGAACCTTGACCTGATGGATCAGTGGCTCTACCAAGGGAAGTTCCGCTCGATCCCGACGTTCGTCTTCTTCGACGAAGCGTTCAACCAAGTCGGGCTCTTCATCGAACGCCCCGCGAGCGCGACCGCCCGGCGGAGGCAATTTCGAGAGGAGCTGTACCGGAAGAACCCCGAGTTCGGCCCGCCCGACCGGTCGATCGCCGAGCTGCCGGAGGAGATCCGCGTCAAGCTGATGCAGGAAATGGCGAACGCGCGCGAACAGTGGCGCGACCTCGACAACCGCGATGTCATCGCCGAACTGCGGGCGATCGTCGAACAGGCGTTTGCGCAGAAGGTGTAG
- a CDS encoding Na+/H+ antiporter subunit E — MRGLLINIFLAASWAAVSGRLDLLNLSVGFALGFVILLFTHHVVGATSYIRRVRSVLELAAFFLVQLVAANFRVAYEVLTPNYRARPGILAIPLDAKSDVEITVLANLISLTPGTLSLDLSDDRSTLFIHTMYIDDVEKTRRDIKNGFERRVIEVFR; from the coding sequence ATGCGCGGCCTGCTGATCAACATCTTTCTTGCCGCCAGCTGGGCAGCTGTGTCGGGGCGGCTCGACCTGCTCAACCTGAGCGTGGGATTTGCTCTCGGCTTCGTCATCCTGCTGTTCACGCACCATGTTGTCGGCGCCACCAGCTATATCCGGCGGGTCCGCAGCGTGCTCGAGCTCGCCGCGTTCTTTCTCGTCCAACTCGTTGCCGCGAACTTCCGCGTCGCCTATGAGGTGCTGACGCCAAACTATCGGGCGCGTCCGGGGATCCTGGCGATCCCCCTCGATGCCAAGAGCGATGTCGAAATCACCGTGCTCGCCAATCTGATCAGTCTCACCCCCGGCACGCTCAGCCTCGACCTCTCCGACGACCGATCGACCCTGTTTATCCATACGATGTACATCGACGACGTCGAAAAGACCCGGCGCGACATTAAGAACGGCTTCGAACGGCGGGTGATCGAGGTGTTCCGATGA
- a CDS encoding NADH-quinone oxidoreductase subunit K — protein sequence MESYVAIVAGALFAAGIYLLLQRTLAQLILGLALISNGANLAIFTAAGLRWGEPPLIPEGATRLAGPAADPVPQALILTAIVIGFGTLAFTTALVHRVHQTVGTDNLDDMRATDLLDPSSGATDKS from the coding sequence ATGGAGTCGTATGTGGCGATTGTCGCCGGCGCGCTCTTCGCTGCCGGAATCTACTTGCTTCTCCAGCGGACGCTCGCGCAGCTCATCCTCGGTCTCGCGCTGATCAGCAACGGCGCCAATCTGGCGATCTTCACCGCTGCCGGCTTGCGGTGGGGGGAGCCGCCCCTCATCCCCGAGGGGGCGACCCGCTTGGCCGGCCCCGCGGCCGACCCGGTGCCGCAGGCGCTCATCCTGACGGCAATCGTCATCGGGTTCGGCACGCTCGCTTTCACTACCGCGCTCGTCCATCGCGTCCATCAGACCGTCGGCACCGACAATCTCGATGACATGCGCGCCACCGACCTGCTCGACCCGTCGTCTGGCGCGACGGACAAGTCGTGA
- the mnhG gene encoding monovalent cation/H(+) antiporter subunit G — translation MKDLVVLALLLLGAALLLLAALGVLRMPDVFMRMSAATKASSLGAGLVVLAVALYFGDLATVTRALAVIAFLFLTVPVASHLIGRAAYIDGAPLWERTVVDELAGHYERALEERGGQPTALFPRRPPASARAVPSLLRDREAPD, via the coding sequence ATGAAAGACCTCGTCGTTTTGGCTTTGCTCCTCCTCGGCGCAGCGCTCTTGCTGCTCGCTGCGCTCGGTGTGCTCCGGATGCCGGATGTGTTCATGCGGATGTCGGCGGCGACGAAAGCGTCCTCGCTCGGCGCGGGATTGGTGGTGCTGGCGGTCGCGCTCTACTTCGGCGATCTCGCGACGGTGACGCGCGCGCTGGCAGTGATCGCGTTTCTCTTCCTGACGGTGCCGGTCGCTTCTCACTTGATCGGCCGGGCGGCCTATATCGATGGCGCGCCGTTGTGGGAGCGAACGGTTGTCGATGAGCTGGCTGGCCACTACGAGCGTGCTCTCGAAGAGCGTGGCGGTCAGCCGACTGCGCTCTTCCCGCGACGCCCGCCTGCCTCTGCCCGCGCTGTTCCGTCGCTGCTGCGTGACCGCGAGGCGCCGGATTAA